GACAGCACTTCCGCCTGCAGGGCCAGGGCCACCCGGCGCGCCTTGAGGAATTGACGACGGCCGGGGGGCAATAGGCGCACGCGGCGGGCGCGGCGATCCGTGGCTTCGGGGCGGCGCTCAATCCACCCACAATTTTCCATGCGGCGCAAAAGGGAGGCAATGGTGTTGGGATCGCTGCTCATGGCCAGCACCAGGTCACTTTGCCGCATCCCCGCGCGCCCGCCTTCATAGAGCGTGCGCAGGGCGGTGTATTGATCCGGAGTCAGCCCCAACACCGCACACCGGCGACGGAAGGCCTGATTCAGGCTGAACCAGGCACGGCGCAAAAGAATGGGCAGCCGCCGCGGGGGCGGTTTCTCTGCTTTGGTCGGGCAATTATTACGCACAGGTAATAATTATTTGCGGATGCGCGAAACGCAATACATTATTCGATACTAAAATATAGAAAAGAAGTATGCTTAATGACTTTGCGAGCGCAAATAAGACCAGCCTTGGACGCGGCCGGGGCTGGGCACGCCTCATGTTGACGGCCGGGTTGATATCCGGGCTGCTTGACCTGTCCGCAGCCACCGGCTGGCTGGCCTGGCGCGGTCCCGAACAAACGGGCGTTTCTCGCGAGACCAACCTGCCGGAGAAAATCGTGTTGAATGGCGAAAATCACCTGTGGACGGCGGATTTCCCCGGCAAGTCCACGCCGGTCATCGCGGATGGGCGGCTCTATATCATGGGTTACTTGGGGGAGGGGCCGGATCTGCAGGAGGGGGTGGCCTGTTTTGACGCCGAGACGGGGCAGAAACTTTGGCAGCGGCTCTATAATGACTACCTCAGCGATACCATTTATTTGCGTTATGCCACAGCCAGCCCGGCGGTGGACCCGGAGACCGGCAACATCTATTCCCAAGGGACTCAAGGCCTGCTGAGCGCCTTTGACCGGGATGGCCGGGTGCTATGGCAGCATCATTTGATGGAGCTGTTTGGCCGGTTGACCTTCCCCAACAGCCGCACTGCCTCGCCCCTGATTGATGGGGAGCTGGTGATCGTGCGCGGCATCACCGCCAACTGGGGAGCCCAAGGTCCCGGAGGCGATCGCATCTACGCTTTCGACAAGCGGACGGGCGAGCCGGTGTGGGCCAGCAGCCCGGGGGGGCGGCCCATGGACAACTCGTTCTCGCATCCTGTCCTGGGATGGTACAAAGGCTACCGCGTGCTCTACACGGCCTCGGGTGATGGCAGCGTGGTCTGCGTGAATGCGCGCACGGGCACGCCCTTCTGGCGGGTGCCGTTGTTCAAGGCGGGCATCAACGCCACCGTGCTGGTCCACAACCAGGACAAGGTGATTGCCGTCTTCGGCACGCCCTATGAATTGGGCCAAATGGTGGCGCTAAAGATTCCCGACATGGATCCGGCGGCGGCTTCCACCAATGGGGTGAAGGAATATCAACGCGCCGACCTGGAATTGTGGAGTGCCGACATTTCCTCCTCCACCAGCTCGCCAATCCTGGTGGGCGATACAGTGTACATCGTGGCCGAGAAAGGCGATTTGTGCAGCGTGGATGCCCGCACCGGCACAGTGCACTGGAAATTGAAGCTGGGAATTGAACAACGTAACTCGTGCCCCCTCTTCGCGGATGGCAAGCTTTACGTGCCCATTTTGGACGACCCGGCCGGCAAAACCGAGAGCCAGGGCGAGGCGGGCACTAAAGGCGCATTTTACATCGTGCGCCCCGGCCGCACAAATGCGGAGATTCTAACCCATCTGGAATTGGACGGGCGTTGCTTCGGCTCGCCGGCCGTGTACAAGGGCCGGGTTTACGTGCAGACGGCCAGCAAACTTTATTGCTTCGGGCCCAAGCAGCCATCCGCCCTGCCGCCGCCCCCACCGGAACCCGCCTGGCCGGCGCCCGGGCCGGCGGCCCAACTCCAAATCATCCCCAACGAAGTGCTGTTGCTGCCCGGTGAAATGAAGTCCTTCCGTGTGCGGGTGCTCGACGCCAAAGGTTTCGTGGTGCAGGAGCAGGTGGAGTCCAAGGCGGTCAAATGGACGCATTATGTGCCGCCCACAGCGCTGGTGCGGGCCACCCTGAACGCCACTTTTGACAGCGAGGGCCGACTGGTGGCTGCGCCCACCAACACCACCAGCGCGGGCGCATTTCAGGCCGAATGGAACGGCCTGAAGGGGTATGCGCGCGGACGCATCCTGGCCCGGCTGCCCATGTTTGAAGACTTTGAAAGTTTCAGCCTCAATTATACCACCACCAACACCATGGAGTCGCCCACGCCCTTTGCCTATCCGCCGCTGCCGTGGATTGGGGCGCGCACCAAATTTGAAGTGCGCGAAAAGGACGGCAACAAGGCGCTGGTCAAGACGATTGACAACAAGTTTTTCCAACGGGCGTTTGTGTTCATTGGGCGGCCCGAAATGCGCAACTACACCATTGAGGCCGACGTGATGAGCGAAGGTAACCGGCGCAAGATGTCGGATGTGGGGGTGATTGCGCAGCGGTATCTAATTGTCCTCAAGGGCAACGAACAGAAACTCGAAATCAACTCCAATCTGGAGCGCCTGCGCGTGCCGCCCACCGGCAGCCCGCCCAATTTTGCCTGGTCGGCCAACACCTGGTACCGCTTGAAGGCGCGGGTGGATAATCTGCCGGATGGCAGCGGCATTATTCGCGCCAAGGCCTGGAAACGTGGGGATCCGGAGCCGGAGGCATGGACCTTGGAGGCGCGCCACGCCACGGCGCACACTTCCGGTTCGCCGGGGTTGTACGGTTTTTCTCCGCAGGAAATGCGCGTGTACATAGACAATGTGCGCGTAACGCCCACGGAGGGGAATTAAGCCGCCGCGGGACACCCTGGCTGGGCCTGCAATGATGCCAATCGAAGCTACCATGTTAAGCATCCCTAACCACGACTGCAGCTATGAAAGCCGGGCAACCAGCAGTGGGGACTCGTGCGCCCCTGCTCGGCGGGAGCGGGGGAGGGGCCTTGATTCATTTTCACACATTCCTTTCAAACCTCTCAGTTAGTGTTTCCTATGAGCACCATCCATTATGACGTGAATAATTCCCTGGCGCTGGGGCTGGCCATCCTTCTGGCTGCCGGCGCGGCCCTGGCCCAAAAACCCACGGACTGGCCCCAATGGGGCGGCCATGATCCGGGGCGCAACATGTATTCCCCGGCCAGGGGGCTGCCCGACGTGGTCCATCCTGGCAAGGCGCCGGAGAAGAATGATTATTCGGGCGCCAAGAACCTCAAGTGGGCCGCCCGCCTGGGCACGCAGAGCTATGGCAACCCCACCATTGCCAATGGCCGTGTCTTTGTGGGCACCAACAACGATGAGCCGCGCGATCCGCAGCACAAGGGGGACCGCAGCATCCTCATGGTGTTTGACGAAAAAAACGGCGAGTTCCTGTGGCAACTGGTCATCCCCAAACTGGCCTCGGGCAAAGTCAATGACTGGGAGAGTTTGGGCCTGCTCAGCTCGCCCACCGTCCAGGGCAATCGGGTGTACATCACCACCACCCGTTGCGAGATGATGTGTTTGGATGTCGAGGGCCTGGCCAATGGCAATGACGGCCCTTATCAGGACGAAGCCCAGTACGTTGTTGGGCCGGGCAAGCCCAAGGCCACCCTGGGACCCAAGGACGCCGACATCATCTGGGTCTTTGACATGATGGACGAGCTGGGCGTTTTCCCGCACAATGGCTCCAACTCCTCCCTCCTCCTTGTGGATGATTTGGTGTTTGGCTGCACTTCCAACGGGCAGGACTGGACCCACTCCAACGTGCCTTCGCCGCTGGCGCCCAGTTTGGTGGCGGTGAACAAGATCACCGGAAAACTTGCCGGCGAGGACGTCGAAAAAATTGGCACCCGCCTGTTTCATGGCCAGTGGAGCTCGCCCTCGGCGGGCAAAGTGGGGGAGCGAACCCTGGTCTTTTTCGGCGGCGGTGACGGCATTTGTTATGCCTTTGACGCCAAACCGCGCAAGGACGGTGAGGATTACCTTTTGGAGCTGGTGTGGAAGTTCGACTGCAACCCGCCGGAATACAAGATGAAGGATGGCAAACCCATCAAATATCCCGATGCGGACGGCCCCAGTGAGATCAACGCCACGCCGGTCTTTTACAAGAACCGCATCTATGTGGCCATTGGTCAGGATCCTGAACATGGCGAGGGAGTGGGCCGGCTGGTGTGCATTGATGCCACCAAGACAGGGGACATCACGCAAAGCGGCTTGATCTGGGATTACAAAGGCATTCATCGGAGCATTTCGACCGTCTCGATTGATCCGCAGACCGGGTTGCTGTTCATCGCGGATTTTAGCGGCCTGCTGCACTGCCTCGATGCCGAGACCGGCAAACTGCAGTGGACCCATGACGTGAAGGCGCACGTGTGGGGATCCACCATGGTGGCGGATGGCAAGGTGTACTTGGGGGATGAAGATGGGGATTTGCTCATCATGGCCGCCACCAAGGAAAAGAAAATCATCAGCGAGGTGAACCTCGGCGCGCCCATTTACAGCACGCCGGTGGTGGCCAATGGCGTGTTATACGTGGCCACCCAGACCCATCTCTTCGCCTTTGAACGTCAGGACACAGTAGCTCGCCGCACGGAATAACTGGCATGCGTAAAAAACTTCTTCTCGGGGCGTTTCTGGTGGTAGTCTATTTGC
This sequence is a window from Verrucomicrobiia bacterium. Protein-coding genes within it:
- a CDS encoding MarR family winged helix-turn-helix transcriptional regulator, coding for MRNNCPTKAEKPPPRRLPILLRRAWFSLNQAFRRRCAVLGLTPDQYTALRTLYEGGRAGMRQSDLVLAMSSDPNTIASLLRRMENCGWIERRPEATDRRARRVRLLPPGRRQFLKARRVALALQAEVLSSLPETDREKFLAELEKVADACRRAAQLSPAALTAQETAEEKREMSSAQSSTGSP
- a CDS encoding PQQ-like beta-propeller repeat protein produces the protein MLNDFASANKTSLGRGRGWARLMLTAGLISGLLDLSAATGWLAWRGPEQTGVSRETNLPEKIVLNGENHLWTADFPGKSTPVIADGRLYIMGYLGEGPDLQEGVACFDAETGQKLWQRLYNDYLSDTIYLRYATASPAVDPETGNIYSQGTQGLLSAFDRDGRVLWQHHLMELFGRLTFPNSRTASPLIDGELVIVRGITANWGAQGPGGDRIYAFDKRTGEPVWASSPGGRPMDNSFSHPVLGWYKGYRVLYTASGDGSVVCVNARTGTPFWRVPLFKAGINATVLVHNQDKVIAVFGTPYELGQMVALKIPDMDPAAASTNGVKEYQRADLELWSADISSSTSSPILVGDTVYIVAEKGDLCSVDARTGTVHWKLKLGIEQRNSCPLFADGKLYVPILDDPAGKTESQGEAGTKGAFYIVRPGRTNAEILTHLELDGRCFGSPAVYKGRVYVQTASKLYCFGPKQPSALPPPPPEPAWPAPGPAAQLQIIPNEVLLLPGEMKSFRVRVLDAKGFVVQEQVESKAVKWTHYVPPTALVRATLNATFDSEGRLVAAPTNTTSAGAFQAEWNGLKGYARGRILARLPMFEDFESFSLNYTTTNTMESPTPFAYPPLPWIGARTKFEVREKDGNKALVKTIDNKFFQRAFVFIGRPEMRNYTIEADVMSEGNRRKMSDVGVIAQRYLIVLKGNEQKLEINSNLERLRVPPTGSPPNFAWSANTWYRLKARVDNLPDGSGIIRAKAWKRGDPEPEAWTLEARHATAHTSGSPGLYGFSPQEMRVYIDNVRVTPTEGN
- a CDS encoding PQQ-binding-like beta-propeller repeat protein, whose product is MSTIHYDVNNSLALGLAILLAAGAALAQKPTDWPQWGGHDPGRNMYSPARGLPDVVHPGKAPEKNDYSGAKNLKWAARLGTQSYGNPTIANGRVFVGTNNDEPRDPQHKGDRSILMVFDEKNGEFLWQLVIPKLASGKVNDWESLGLLSSPTVQGNRVYITTTRCEMMCLDVEGLANGNDGPYQDEAQYVVGPGKPKATLGPKDADIIWVFDMMDELGVFPHNGSNSSLLLVDDLVFGCTSNGQDWTHSNVPSPLAPSLVAVNKITGKLAGEDVEKIGTRLFHGQWSSPSAGKVGERTLVFFGGGDGICYAFDAKPRKDGEDYLLELVWKFDCNPPEYKMKDGKPIKYPDADGPSEINATPVFYKNRIYVAIGQDPEHGEGVGRLVCIDATKTGDITQSGLIWDYKGIHRSISTVSIDPQTGLLFIADFSGLLHCLDAETGKLQWTHDVKAHVWGSTMVADGKVYLGDEDGDLLIMAATKEKKIISEVNLGAPIYSTPVVANGVLYVATQTHLFAFERQDTVARRTE